The proteins below are encoded in one region of Rhodoflexus caldus:
- a CDS encoding MlaD family protein, producing the protein MKLSGETKVGLLALVAGVILYVGFNYLKGIDFFDPTTTYYVVYDRVDGLTVSNQVQINGMSVGRVAAVTILQDRGNQLLVTLDIQDDIKLGKGTIAQLSDNGLLGGKKIDLLVAFTEPKLNEGDTLLAKRESGMTEMLMEKASPVMQGLDSTLVNINRLVKEYQGMSVEVRKIMTNTADASGQANSILAENRGKITEITANINKLTAQLIEAEKSIRPLVGKMNTFADSLNAMQLASTVKNANRSLESLQKTMQAIEQGQGSLGKLVATDSLHTNLNRTLVSLDSLFIDLKARPKRYVHFSLFGKKDPAAKK; encoded by the coding sequence GTGAAATTATCAGGTGAAACCAAGGTGGGGCTGCTCGCCCTCGTTGCCGGAGTAATCCTTTATGTAGGATTTAATTACTTGAAAGGTATTGACTTCTTTGACCCTACCACTACCTACTATGTTGTTTACGACCGTGTGGACGGGCTGACCGTTTCCAATCAGGTACAAATCAATGGTATGTCGGTTGGCAGAGTAGCAGCCGTAACCATTCTGCAAGACCGCGGCAACCAATTGCTCGTAACACTTGATATTCAGGATGATATCAAGCTCGGCAAAGGCACGATAGCCCAACTTTCGGACAACGGCTTGCTTGGCGGCAAAAAAATAGACCTGCTTGTTGCCTTTACCGAGCCCAAACTCAACGAAGGCGATACGCTACTTGCCAAAAGAGAAAGCGGCATGACCGAAATGCTGATGGAAAAAGCTTCGCCCGTGATGCAAGGCTTAGACTCTACACTGGTGAATATCAATCGCTTAGTGAAAGAATATCAGGGTATGAGCGTTGAAGTTCGGAAGATTATGACCAACACAGCCGATGCTTCGGGACAAGCAAACAGCATTTTGGCCGAAAATCGGGGAAAAATAACGGAAATCACTGCCAACATCAACAAACTTACGGCGCAACTGATAGAGGCCGAAAAGTCCATTCGCCCACTGGTAGGCAAAATGAACACCTTCGCCGATTCGCTCAATGCCATGCAACTGGCAAGCACCGTAAAAAATGCGAACCGCTCGCTGGAAAGTTTGCAAAAAACCATGCAAGCCATTGAGCAGGGGCAAGGCTCACTGGGCAAATTAGTTGCCACAGACTCGCTCCATACCAACCTGAATCGCACATTGGTTAGCTTAGACAGCCTTTTTATAGACTTGAAAGCGCGCCCCAAACGCTACGTGCATTTTTCGCTATTCGGCAAGAAAGACCCCGCAGCCAAGAAGTAA
- a CDS encoding tetratricopeptide repeat protein: protein MKKLLLAVSFAAIAYCGYAQKEDKEVTARAKEAYKAAEGAFKKKDFATAAAEVDKSFESEKYKTDPKAWMFRGDVYAELAVADSASTDNETANKRVATIYESYAKAIELNKNYELLYIQPKVQNLYAKYFNWGVAAYQNDNDFDKAAADFERAHMLRPTDTTSVFFALVATSQKNKKDYNKIEELAQRCIKLGVKDVSVYYALLDKYIAVEQNYDKALALLAEARAKNPSDKNLMFQQIQVYIKTGKEKEAIADLEKALETTTDPKERFPIALNLGILHENAKNMEAAEKAYKEAYALQPDNDDAIYSLGAFYYNKGAAIKKEADNMDMETFKKDGKAVMERAKVYFEQALPFFQKTIANNPDDLQRLGALNSIYTILEKPAEMMPYYKAAVEKNPDDATLMLSYIQSADKAGKIQDVVAIVEAAVKKRPTDVETLQNLLYVYEKTKRVKDAEPWFKQAVSIYPDNIELLEGYSRILYTIGKKKEADAIEVKIEQLQKKN, encoded by the coding sequence ATGAAAAAGTTGTTACTTGCCGTAAGTTTCGCGGCGATTGCCTACTGTGGGTATGCACAGAAAGAAGACAAAGAGGTAACTGCTCGTGCCAAAGAGGCCTACAAAGCAGCCGAAGGCGCATTTAAGAAAAAAGATTTCGCTACAGCCGCTGCCGAGGTAGATAAGTCTTTTGAGTCTGAAAAATACAAAACCGACCCTAAGGCATGGATGTTCCGCGGCGATGTGTATGCTGAACTGGCAGTTGCCGACAGTGCCTCCACAGATAATGAAACTGCCAACAAACGCGTTGCGACTATTTATGAGTCTTACGCCAAAGCCATTGAGCTGAACAAAAACTACGAACTGCTCTACATTCAGCCAAAGGTACAAAACCTTTATGCCAAGTATTTCAACTGGGGTGTAGCCGCTTATCAGAACGACAACGACTTTGACAAAGCAGCAGCCGACTTCGAGCGCGCGCACATGCTCCGCCCTACCGATACTACTTCCGTATTTTTTGCGCTGGTAGCTACTTCGCAGAAAAACAAAAAGGATTACAACAAAATCGAAGAATTGGCACAAAGATGTATTAAACTGGGCGTAAAAGACGTATCCGTTTACTACGCACTGCTCGACAAATACATTGCCGTAGAGCAAAATTACGACAAAGCACTTGCCTTACTGGCAGAAGCCCGTGCCAAAAACCCTTCGGACAAAAACCTGATGTTCCAGCAAATTCAGGTATATATCAAAACCGGTAAGGAAAAAGAAGCCATTGCCGACTTGGAAAAAGCATTGGAAACCACTACCGACCCCAAAGAGCGTTTCCCTATTGCTTTAAACTTGGGCATTCTGCATGAAAATGCCAAAAATATGGAAGCTGCCGAAAAAGCTTACAAAGAAGCCTACGCATTGCAACCCGACAATGATGACGCTATTTACAGCTTAGGTGCTTTCTACTACAACAAAGGCGCTGCCATCAAGAAAGAAGCCGACAACATGGATATGGAAACCTTCAAAAAAGACGGCAAAGCAGTTATGGAGCGTGCCAAAGTTTATTTTGAACAAGCCCTTCCATTCTTCCAAAAAACAATTGCCAACAATCCCGATGACCTGCAACGTCTCGGCGCGCTGAACTCTATTTACACCATTTTGGAAAAACCTGCCGAAATGATGCCTTACTACAAAGCCGCTGTTGAGAAAAACCCTGATGATGCAACCTTGATGTTGAGCTACATCCAGTCAGCCGACAAGGCCGGTAAAATTCAGGATGTTGTAGCCATAGTAGAAGCCGCCGTTAAAAAGCGTCCTACCGATGTGGAAACGCTGCAAAACCTGCTGTATGTGTATGAAAAAACCAAGCGCGTAAAAGATGCCGAACCTTGGTTCAAACAAGCAGTTTCTATCTATCCTGATAACATTGAGTTGCTGGAAGGCTATTCAAGAATCCTCTACACCATCGGCAAGAAGAAAGAAGCTGATGCCATTGAGGTAAAAATTGAACAATTGCAGAAGAAAAATTAA
- the gyrA gene encoding DNA gyrase subunit A, producing the protein MQEGNIIPINIEDEMRGAYIDYSMSVIVSRALPDVRDGLKPVHRRILYAMDELGLAPNKPYKKSARIVGEVLGKYHPHGDSAVYDAMVRMAQPWSLRYMMVDGQGNFGSMDGDNAAAMRYTEARLRRVAEEMLADINKNTIDFQPNFDDSLEEPSVLPAKLPNLLVNGSSGIAVGMATNMAPHNLGEVADGIIAYIDNPQISIAELMQYIKAPDFPTGGIIYGYQGVKDAFETGRGRVVIRSVAAIEDLPSGRQQIVVTELPYQVNKAQMIEKTAALVNEKKIEGIAAIRDESDREGVRIVYELKKDANAQVVLNTLYTFTSLQVAFSINNVALVKGRPMTLNLKDLIRHYVEHRHEIVVRRTRFELDEAEKRAHILEGLLKALDMIDAIISHIRASADAAIAKTGLVEQFGFSEVQAQAILDMRLQRLTGLEREKLQNEYTELMATIERLRNILADERLRMTIIQDELRELKDKYGDARRTAIVHSADDINIEDMIADDEMVITISHQGYIKRTPLSEYRTQSRGGVGSRGAGSKEDDFTEQLFIANMHSYVLFFTNKGRLYWLKVYEIPEGSKTAKGRPIQNLIQIEQDEKVRTALKVRNLNDPEYINNTYIVMCTEQGIIKKTALEAFSRPRAAGIYAITINEGDNLLDVRLTSGNDDIVIAVRSGRAVRFNESRVRPMGRTAAGVTGISFDEANDKVIGMIAISRPDSQILVVSEKGYGKRSPVEDYRITNRGGKGVKTMNITEKTGALVSIQEVVDSDQLMIINKSGITIRISVDELRVMGRATQGVKLIRLNEDDEISSIAKIEGIGEDAGTANEDAAATESNATITD; encoded by the coding sequence ATGCAAGAAGGGAACATTATTCCAATTAACATTGAGGATGAAATGCGGGGAGCGTACATAGATTACTCTATGTCTGTTATTGTTTCCCGCGCCTTGCCCGATGTTCGCGACGGCCTGAAACCCGTTCATCGTCGTATTTTATACGCAATGGATGAATTAGGGTTAGCGCCCAACAAACCTTATAAAAAATCTGCCCGTATTGTCGGTGAAGTTTTGGGTAAGTATCACCCACACGGCGACTCTGCCGTTTACGACGCGATGGTGCGCATGGCACAGCCTTGGAGCCTTCGCTATATGATGGTGGACGGTCAGGGCAACTTTGGCTCAATGGACGGCGACAATGCAGCAGCTATGCGCTACACCGAAGCCCGTCTGCGCCGCGTGGCAGAAGAAATGCTGGCCGACATCAACAAAAATACCATTGATTTTCAGCCCAACTTCGACGATTCGCTCGAAGAACCCTCCGTACTGCCCGCTAAACTTCCCAACCTGCTTGTAAACGGTTCGTCGGGTATTGCCGTGGGTATGGCTACCAACATGGCACCCCATAACCTTGGCGAAGTAGCCGATGGCATTATTGCTTACATAGACAATCCGCAAATCAGCATTGCGGAGCTCATGCAATACATCAAAGCGCCGGACTTCCCTACGGGCGGCATTATCTACGGCTATCAGGGCGTAAAAGATGCCTTTGAAACAGGCCGCGGACGCGTAGTTATCCGCAGCGTAGCCGCTATTGAAGACCTGCCCTCCGGCCGTCAGCAAATCGTTGTTACCGAGTTGCCTTATCAGGTAAACAAGGCGCAAATGATTGAAAAAACCGCTGCCTTGGTCAATGAAAAGAAAATTGAAGGTATTGCGGCCATCCGCGACGAATCCGACCGCGAAGGCGTGCGCATTGTTTACGAACTAAAAAAAGATGCCAACGCACAGGTGGTGCTGAATACCCTTTATACGTTTACCTCTTTGCAGGTTGCTTTCAGCATCAACAATGTGGCCTTGGTAAAAGGTCGCCCCATGACCTTGAACCTCAAAGACCTCATCCGTCATTACGTGGAGCACCGCCACGAAATTGTGGTGCGCCGCACCCGTTTTGAATTGGATGAAGCCGAAAAGCGCGCCCATATTTTAGAAGGTTTGCTCAAAGCGCTGGACATGATTGATGCCATCATCAGCCACATCCGCGCCTCGGCAGATGCTGCCATTGCCAAAACAGGACTGGTAGAGCAGTTCGGATTCAGTGAAGTTCAGGCACAAGCCATCTTGGATATGCGCCTGCAACGCCTCACGGGATTGGAGCGCGAAAAACTGCAAAACGAGTACACAGAACTGATGGCAACCATCGAGCGCTTGCGCAACATCTTGGCAGACGAGCGCCTGCGTATGACCATCATTCAGGACGAACTGCGCGAGTTGAAAGACAAGTACGGCGATGCACGCCGCACTGCCATTGTTCACAGTGCCGACGATATCAACATAGAAGACATGATTGCCGATGATGAAATGGTGATTACCATTTCACATCAGGGCTATATCAAGCGCACACCGCTTTCCGAATACCGCACGCAAAGCCGTGGGGGAGTAGGCTCACGCGGTGCCGGCAGCAAAGAAGACGACTTCACCGAGCAATTATTCATTGCCAACATGCACAGCTACGTGCTGTTCTTTACCAACAAAGGCCGCCTCTACTGGCTGAAAGTGTATGAAATTCCCGAAGGCAGCAAAACCGCCAAAGGCCGCCCGATTCAAAACCTGATTCAGATAGAACAGGACGAAAAAGTGCGCACCGCACTGAAAGTCCGCAACCTGAACGACCCCGAGTACATCAACAACACCTACATTGTGATGTGCACCGAACAGGGCATCATTAAAAAAACCGCATTGGAAGCCTTTTCACGCCCTCGCGCCGCAGGTATCTATGCCATTACCATCAATGAAGGCGACAACTTGTTAGATGTTCGCCTGACAAGCGGTAATGACGATATCGTAATTGCCGTGCGCTCAGGAAGAGCCGTGCGATTCAACGAAAGCCGCGTGCGCCCGATGGGCAGAACTGCCGCAGGCGTTACGGGCATTAGCTTTGACGAAGCCAACGATAAGGTAATCGGGATGATTGCCATCAGCCGCCCCGACAGCCAAATTTTGGTAGTATCGGAAAAAGGCTATGGCAAACGCTCACCCGTGGAAGACTACCGCATCACCAACCGCGGCGGAAAAGGTGTAAAAACCATGAACATTACCGAAAAAACCGGCGCACTGGTAAGTATTCAGGAGGTAGTGGACTCCGACCAACTGATGATTATCAACAAGTCGGGCATTACCATCCGTATTTCGGTAGATGAACTGCGCGTGATGGGCAGAGCTACACAGGGCGTAAAACTGATTCGCCTCAATGAAGACGATGAGATTTCATCCATTGCCAAAATAGAAGGCATTGGCGAAGATGCCGGCACCGCTAACGAAGATGCCGCTGCAACGGAAAGCAATGCAACCATTACCGACTAA